The following are encoded together in the Humulus lupulus chromosome 5, drHumLupu1.1, whole genome shotgun sequence genome:
- the LOC133778837 gene encoding uncharacterized protein LOC133778837 yields MSLLLVLDVVVLSFITALLLLSVFSLCFIFHLCFKSRTSHHLQRFNSLWTVRFLLVLSITFWALNELLRLPLLLRRTAKHLSQPQQATLCKIHVALSLGFFEPAFLVTLLFLVDVSVKKETPNGRWAAASVLLMTLPLLILQIIVLFFFAEFEAVTLRFPDYFVRSSVVVSGESNDKTVLCAYPLLSTTAFGSFGLGFSAMFLVSAWRVVSVVINKALRLRIYGLAFTVLVSLPLQIAMLGLSAAWLPDQAAYGSVSLAVFLLTFSCAVVGEGILVIKPIADSLAVRGQQCFSTWDPWRRRHVAHGTALDEMVVS; encoded by the coding sequence ATGAGCTTATTATTGGTGTTGGACGTCGTCGTTTTGTCATTCATCACCGCCCTTCTCCTCCTCTCGGTTTTCTCTCTCTGTTTCATCTTCCACCTCTGTTTCAAGTCCAGAACCTCTCACCATCTCCAGCGATTCAACTCGCTCTGGACCGTCCGATTCCTACTCGTCCTCTCCATCACTTTCTGGGCCCTCAACGAGCTTCTCCGGCTACCTCTCCTCCTCCGCCGCACCGCAAAACACCTCTCCCAACCCCAACAAGCCACCCTCTGCAAAATCCACGTGGCTCTCTCCCTCGGCTTCTTCGAGCCGGCTTTCTTGGTCACCCTCCTCTTCCTCGTCGATGTCTCCGTCAAGAAAGAGACCCCAAACGGCCGATGGGCCGCCGCCTCCGTTCTCCTCATGACTCTCCCGCTGCTCATCCTCCAGATCATCGTTCTCTTCTTCTTCGCCGAGTTCGAAGCGGTAACGCTCCGTTTCCCTGACTACTTCGTCAGGAGCTCCGTCGTCGTTTCCGGCGAGAGTAATGATAAGACGGTGCTCTGCGCCTACCCTTTGCTCAGTACGACGGCGTTTGGGTCGTTCGGGCTTGGGTTCTCGGCCATGTTCTTGGTCTCGGCGTGGAGAGTGGTCTCTGTGGTGATCAACAAGGCCTTGAGGTTGAGGATTTACGGGCTGGCTTTCACAGTCCTCGTTTCGCTCCCTCTTCAGATTGCGATGCTCGGCTTGTCAGCAGCTTGGTTGCCGGACCAGGCCGCGTACGGCAGCGTTTCGCTCGCTGTGTTTCTTTTGACGTTCTCGTGCGCCGTTGTGGGcgagggtattttagtaattaaacCCATTGCTGACTCGCTGGCTGTGAGAGGACAACAATGTTTCTCTACGTGGGACCCCTGGAGAAGGCGACACGTGGCGCATGGGACTGCCTTGGACGAAATGGTGGTTTCGTGA
- the LOC133778836 gene encoding uncharacterized protein LOC133778836: MDSTVFVAVLYDGVWAVEGFNWVFNSPISKTLMFDIDTTLEKLREVLYEELDVDPLVYELKLEVCYMYMKGIKFPPEVLVKDSQLRVFFSMKAKMSVDNLLPLFVTKVKKNVNLEPSPPSVTPRSVVGTFVPETDQGVGLNEQLPNNIDDHRADIAFDHLGEFNCPYYNDDPVVDLDEDDDVELEVDGAVQVPPLRLELTPSNQAERQRRPPRSENLQTPGTSSSRPGPSISTPASEFEVCTKFKPLMWTREDIEENHVYTTSLSGTPSREIHLGKLYTNKEEFKNVVGRYALKKNFEWMVRKSGTDVLYVTCKDKNCKWRLRGRKKACCDMFEVTVFHNEHTCNLDSRNYDHCQAAPWVIGHIIKEKYASDGTKYMAKDIQRDMFKDYGIKISYEKAWRCREKTLTYVRGTPAESYTKLYGYLYMLEQKNPGTIIDIVREDDRFKYCFWSLDACRRGFKFCRPMISIDGTFLKTKYGGTMLLAVAYDANNQLFLMAFAIVDSENYDSWKYFLQKLREAIGEVENLVFVSDRHQSIEHAVEVVFPEACHSFCFKHITMSVTFKFKTHVCNTQIWLAAYAWSKTKCDRHFEVLKRMDPPIATYVEQIGLEKWACPYCPGDRYNIMTSNAAESFNNVTEEFRKYPITTLVEFTRFTLQNWFADRLENASKCTTPLATTFEKDLKAQHEDGRFRTFYRNGAQLFNVGTGPEGQRGGDVDLVERTCTCGMFQLLKIPCPHACAAVISQNVSLYALSSPYYTKDTWKKTYDATINVVGEEDDWVLPEHIKNMRVGVPVDKKPVGWPRKSNAGRRPTKRRPSNGQVVVEPRHCTNCGGSGHNKATCKARV; this comes from the exons ATGG ATTCAACTGTATTTGTGGCTGTATTGTATGATGGTGTTTGGGCTGTCGAGGGTTTCAACTGGGTATTCAATTCCCCAATAAGTAAGACGTTGATGTTTGACATTGACACTACTCTGGAAAAGTTGCGTGAAGTTTTGTATGAAGAGTTGGATGTGGATCCTTTGGTGTATGAACTGAAATTAGAAGTCTGTTACATGTACATGAAAGGCATCAAGTTTCCGCCGGAGGTTTTAGTGAAAGATAGTCAACTACGAGTGTTTTTTAGCATGAAGGCAAAGATGAGTGTGGACAACTTGCTGCCACTATTTGTGACTAAGGTGAAGAAGAATGTGAATTTGGAGCCTTCTCCCCCATCTGTAACCCCTCGAAGTGTGGTAGGGACCTTTGTCCCAGAAACTGATCAGGGGGTTGGTTTGAATGAGCAACTACCTAATAATATAGATGACCACAGAGCCGATATCGCATTTGATCATTTAGGTGAGTTCAATTGTCCCTATTACAACGATGATCCTGTGGTAGATttggatgaggatgatgatgtgGAGCTGGAAGTTGATGGAGCTGTACAGGTACCTCCCTTGAGGTTGGAACTAACTCCAAGCAACCAAGCAGAGCGACAAAGAAGACCCCCCCGTAGTGAGAATCTCCAAACACCAGGAACTAGTAGCAGTCGGCCAGGTCCTTCCATTAGTACTCCTGCTTCTGAATTTGAAGTTTGTACCAAATTCAAACCTCTTATGTGGACTAGGGAAGACATAGAGGAAAATCATGTCTATACGACATCTCTTAGTGGTACGCCTTCAAGGGAGATACATCTTGGCAAGTTGTACACAAACAAGGAAGAATTTAAGAATGTAGTGGGAAGGTATGCACTGAAAAAGAATTTTGAGTGGATGGTGAGGAAGTCTGGCACTGATGTGTTGTACGTTACTTGCAAGGATAAAAATTGTAAATGGAGATTAAGGGGGAGGAAGAAGGCATGTTGTGACATGTTCGAGGTTACTGTGTTCCACAACGAACACACATGTAACTTGGATTCTAGAAATTATGATCACTGTCAAGCAGCACCGTGGGTTATTGGCCACATTATTAAGGAAAAGTACGCATCAGATGGAACTAAGTACATGGCAAAAGACATACAGAGGGATATGTTTAAGGATTATGGCATCAAGATTagttatgagaaggcttggagGTGCAGAGAGAAGACACTTACGTATGTGAGGGGTACGCCTGCAGAATCTTATACAAAGTTATATGGTTACTTGTACATGCTGGAACAGAAGAATCCAGGTACTATTATTGACATTGTGAGAGAGGACGACCGATTCAAGTATTGTTTTTGGTCACTGGATGCTTGTAGGAGGGGATTTAAGTTTTGTCGTCCTATGATTAGTATTGACGGAACATTCTTGAAGACAAAGTATGGGGGCACAATGTTACTTGCTGTTGCGTACGATGCAAACAACCAATTGTTTCTGATGGCCTTTGCAATTGTCGACAGTGAGAACTACGACTCTTGGAAGTATTTCTTGCAGAAGTTAAGGGAAGCCATTGGGGAGGTTGAAAACCTTGTGTTCGTATCGGATAGGCATCAGAGCATTGAACATGCTGTCGAGGTCGTTTTCCCCGAAGCATGCCATTCTTTTTGCTTTAAACATATTACTATGAGTGTCACGTTCAAGTTCAAGACTCATGTATGTAACACGCAAATATGGCTGGCAGCCTACGCATGGTCGAAGACTAAATGTGATAGACATTTTGAGGTGCTCAAACGGATGGATCCGCCCATTGCTACATACGTCGAGCAAATAGGGCTTGAAAAGTGGGCTTGTCCTTATTGTCCAGGCGATCGGTACAACATAATGACAAGCAACGCcgctgaaagcttcaacaacgTGACAGAAGAATTCAGGAAATATCCAATAACTACTTTGGTTGAATTCACCAGGTTCACACTGCAAAATTGGTTTGCTGATCGTCTCGAAAATGCAAGTAAGTGCACTACCCCTTTGGCAACTACTTTTGAGAAGGATTTAAAAGCACAACATGAAGATGGTAGGTTCAGGACTTTCTATCGTAATGGTGCACAATTATTTAACGTTGGTACGGGTCCTGAAGGTCAGAGAGGTGGTGATGTGGACTTAGTCGAGAGAACATGCACATGTGGAATGTTCCAATTGCTAAAAATCCCTTGTCCTCATGCATGTGCCGCAGTAATTAGTCAGAATGTTAGCCTGTACGCACTTAGCTCCCCGTACTACACAAAAGACACGTGGAAGAAGACCTACGATGCAACAATTAATGTTGTCGGCGAGGAGGATGATTGGGTACTACCGGAACACATCAAGAACATGAGAGTCGGGGTACCAGTGGATAAAAAACCGGTGGGTTGGCCTAGGAAGAGCAATGCGGGTAGAAGACCGACGAAGCGTCGCCCGTCTAATGGTCAAGTGGTTGTGGAACCTCGCCATTGTACTAACTGCGGTGGTTCGGGGCACAACAAAGCTACATGCAAAGCTCGAGTTTGA